A genomic segment from Candidatus Korarchaeum cryptofilum OPF8 encodes:
- a CDS encoding FumA C-terminus/TtdB family hydratase beta subunit, whose amino-acid sequence MAEYRLRTPVTEEQVRKLKVGDVVYLDGIIITGRDQVHRRALELASKGEKDKVPVKLEGMALYHCGPIVGKVDGEWKIYGFGPTTSARMESVEADFIREFGVRLIIGKGGLFERTTQAMKEYGAAYLAYPGGVSVLATNAVKRVVDVHWLDLGVPEAMWVVEVENFGPTMVAIDSHGNNLFLDVLQNVKKKAEEIKAKI is encoded by the coding sequence ATGGCGGAGTATAGGTTGAGGACTCCCGTAACTGAGGAGCAGGTTAGGAAGCTGAAAGTAGGTGATGTCGTATATCTGGATGGGATAATAATAACTGGAAGGGACCAGGTACACAGAAGGGCCTTGGAACTCGCTTCTAAGGGTGAGAAGGATAAAGTACCGGTTAAGCTGGAGGGAATGGCTTTGTATCACTGCGGACCCATAGTCGGTAAAGTTGATGGGGAGTGGAAGATATACGGCTTCGGCCCGACTACGAGCGCTAGGATGGAGAGCGTTGAGGCCGATTTCATAAGGGAATTCGGGGTCAGGCTCATAATAGGGAAGGGTGGCTTATTCGAGAGGACTACTCAAGCGATGAAGGAGTACGGGGCAGCTTACCTCGCATATCCAGGTGGAGTTTCCGTCCTCGCGACGAATGCTGTGAAAAGGGTAGTGGATGTCCACTGGCTCGATTTGGGAGTTCCAGAGGCTATGTGGGTCGTCGAAGTTGAGAACTTCGGCCCGACTATGGTGGCTATAGATTCTCATGGGAACAACTTATTCCTGGACGTCCTGCAAAACGTCAAGAAGAAGGCTGAGGAGATAAAGGCCAAAATATGA
- a CDS encoding Mur ligase family protein: protein MRISISGIRGKTTTVRMLHRALVRRGLRVVSKTTGEEALLWVGEEVLRINRPKSVLDENFEVIKIPHDVAIIENQAITPYTMRVFHHIVKPEVIAVTNVRLDHTEFLGESKIEIAKSIASSFNEFTEFVINGEERSDIEGIIRERAERIGANYIKARNYGIPCSESIGIVEEVLRLMEDSLSEEERGELIAEIERGLSLRKRGELLWYNGSKVNDPESAEILINYLRKYGKGFVISANFRRDRRDRTSLFARFLKDLSKRDFIVKIFVSGFGAKSVARYVGENCIYVDECPDSAQKIIEFSEGEGAILMLLANRKTKLVDIMLEKLSEK, encoded by the coding sequence TTGAGGATCTCCATCTCGGGGATACGAGGGAAGACGACCACAGTGAGGATGCTCCACCGAGCGCTAGTGAGGAGGGGGCTGAGGGTGGTATCTAAGACGACGGGAGAAGAAGCTCTACTATGGGTGGGAGAAGAGGTATTGAGGATTAATAGACCCAAATCCGTTCTTGATGAGAACTTTGAGGTGATAAAAATCCCTCATGATGTTGCGATAATAGAGAATCAAGCGATAACTCCTTATACGATGAGGGTCTTCCACCATATAGTCAAGCCGGAAGTCATCGCTGTAACTAACGTAAGGCTCGATCATACGGAGTTCCTGGGAGAGAGTAAGATCGAGATAGCCAAATCCATTGCCTCTTCGTTCAATGAATTCACGGAGTTCGTCATCAATGGGGAGGAAAGGAGCGATATAGAGGGGATAATAAGAGAGAGAGCTGAGAGAATTGGAGCTAATTACATAAAGGCGAGGAATTATGGTATCCCATGTTCAGAATCCATAGGCATAGTTGAAGAGGTCCTCAGACTGATGGAAGATTCTTTGAGCGAGGAGGAGAGGGGTGAGCTGATTGCAGAGATAGAGAGGGGGCTCAGCTTGAGGAAGAGGGGGGAGCTCCTTTGGTACAATGGTTCGAAGGTGAATGATCCCGAGAGCGCCGAGATACTGATAAACTACCTGAGGAAGTATGGGAAGGGGTTTGTGATATCCGCGAACTTCAGGAGGGATAGGAGGGATAGGACGTCCTTATTCGCCAGATTCCTCAAGGATCTCTCCAAGAGGGATTTCATAGTTAAGATATTCGTCAGTGGATTCGGGGCAAAATCAGTGGCTAGATATGTGGGTGAGAATTGCATCTACGTTGATGAGTGCCCAGATTCTGCTCAGAAAATAATAGAATTCTCGGAGGGAGAGGGGGCCATTCTCATGCTCCTAGCTAACAGAAAAACGAAATTAGTCGATATAATGTTGGAAAAGCTCAGTGAGAAATAG
- a CDS encoding Glu/Leu/Phe/Val family dehydrogenase, with translation MAEELNPWENALKQLDKAAKVLKLDPGIHQILATPKRVLEVQLPVKMDDGSIKVFMGWRVQHNDARGPFKGGIRYHPNTNVDEVKALAMWMTWKTAVVDVPFGGGKGGVRVDPKALSPGELERLTRRYAYAIAPIIGVDIDIPAPDVYTNPQTMAWITDTYSAIKGYFEPGVITGKPLEIGGSEGRNEATARGLQYVTEEALKVLNMDPKKAKVAVQGYGNAGYFSAKFMKELGMKVVAVSDSKGAIYNPDGLDPDKVLEHKEKTGSVVGFPGATSLDNDPQRANEKLLELDVDVLIPAAVENVITDKNADKIKAKLVVEAANGPTTPEADSILYERGVVVAPDILANAGGVTVSYFEWVQARTREFWDIDTVRMKLRAKMTKAFRDVYEMHKELKVDMRTAALCLAVKRVAKAIELRGIWP, from the coding sequence ATGGCCGAGGAGTTGAATCCATGGGAGAATGCCCTGAAGCAGCTGGATAAGGCTGCAAAAGTTTTAAAACTGGATCCCGGAATACATCAAATCCTTGCAACGCCGAAAAGGGTGCTGGAGGTCCAGCTCCCAGTGAAGATGGATGATGGCTCTATAAAGGTCTTCATGGGATGGAGGGTCCAGCACAACGACGCTAGAGGACCGTTCAAGGGCGGGATAAGGTACCATCCGAACACGAACGTGGATGAAGTTAAGGCTTTAGCTATGTGGATGACTTGGAAGACTGCCGTAGTCGATGTCCCGTTCGGCGGTGGGAAGGGTGGAGTTAGAGTCGATCCGAAGGCCCTGAGCCCGGGCGAGCTGGAGAGGCTGACGAGGAGATATGCTTATGCTATTGCTCCAATAATAGGCGTCGATATAGATATACCGGCTCCAGACGTCTACACGAACCCCCAGACGATGGCCTGGATAACAGACACATACAGTGCGATAAAGGGTTACTTCGAGCCGGGAGTTATAACGGGCAAGCCCCTCGAGATAGGAGGGAGCGAGGGGAGGAATGAGGCGACAGCTAGAGGGCTTCAATACGTCACGGAGGAGGCACTGAAAGTCCTGAATATGGACCCGAAGAAGGCTAAGGTAGCAGTTCAGGGTTATGGTAATGCTGGTTACTTCTCCGCTAAATTCATGAAGGAGCTCGGCATGAAAGTTGTGGCTGTAAGCGATTCGAAGGGAGCGATATACAACCCAGATGGACTGGACCCCGATAAGGTCTTGGAGCACAAGGAGAAGACTGGTTCTGTAGTCGGGTTCCCAGGGGCCACTTCCCTAGATAATGATCCTCAGAGGGCAAATGAGAAGTTGCTGGAGCTTGATGTCGATGTGCTCATACCTGCTGCTGTGGAGAACGTCATAACTGATAAGAATGCTGATAAAATCAAGGCAAAGCTCGTAGTTGAGGCCGCTAATGGACCGACCACGCCTGAAGCAGATAGCATACTCTACGAGAGGGGCGTGGTGGTGGCTCCCGATATACTCGCTAACGCAGGAGGGGTCACTGTGAGCTACTTCGAGTGGGTACAAGCTAGGACGAGGGAGTTCTGGGACATAGATACCGTGAGGATGAAGCTCAGGGCTAAGATGACGAAGGCGTTCAGAGATGTATATGAGATGCATAAGGAACTCAAGGTAGATATGAGGACAGCGGCCCTCTGCTTAGCAGTTAAGAGGGTAGCCAAGGCTATCGAGTTGAGGGGGATCTGGCCCTAA
- a CDS encoding metallophosphoesterase codes for MRPIWGRPAIEINFDGEAWVLVADLHVGYEIELASQGVYIPDQSGKILENLISLGGKNLFIAGDLKHSIGLVFSHRIREFIERLSKSFDRVEVVQGNHDGGLPSLAGSNFIVHGSRGAALGDAWIFHGHAYPAEESSSYEFGIMGHVHPSISLRGVGRVPVWVIGDSICEKLPETIVIMPAFNTLIGYGDILNPGDYGPIFPGCLDPDSTDVLTLDGEYLGTLSFLTNR; via the coding sequence ATGAGACCTATCTGGGGGAGGCCCGCTATAGAGATAAACTTTGATGGTGAAGCCTGGGTCCTCGTGGCGGACCTTCACGTGGGCTACGAGATCGAACTAGCGAGCCAGGGTGTTTACATACCTGACCAGAGTGGTAAAATACTGGAAAATCTCATCTCATTGGGTGGGAAAAATTTGTTCATTGCCGGGGACTTGAAGCACTCAATAGGCCTGGTCTTCAGCCACAGGATTAGGGAATTCATAGAGAGGCTCTCTAAAAGCTTCGATAGAGTCGAGGTCGTCCAGGGGAACCATGATGGAGGACTCCCTAGTTTAGCTGGAAGCAATTTCATAGTCCATGGGAGCAGGGGAGCGGCTTTAGGGGATGCTTGGATCTTTCACGGTCATGCATACCCAGCGGAGGAGTCATCTTCATATGAATTCGGGATAATGGGTCACGTACATCCATCAATATCCCTTAGAGGGGTTGGAAGGGTCCCAGTCTGGGTCATAGGGGATTCGATATGTGAGAAGCTCCCTGAGACTATAGTGATCATGCCCGCATTCAATACCCTGATAGGGTATGGAGATATCCTGAATCCCGGAGATTACGGGCCCATATTCCCGGGATGCCTAGATCCAGACTCCACAGACGTACTAACACTTGATGGGGAATATCTGGGCACTCTCTCCTTCCTAACTAATAGGTAG
- a CDS encoding radical SAM/SPASM domain-containing protein, with protein MANDINVNELILDIRRILGNGLTRRFIKMIGKPLDIVKILSIYAGLEDPSSAKERVLSEMISYILSKSADKFGFDESVLKERLKDPYMRRGIANILLGIAYYGITRPQRLYSPFMVVWDFTKRCNLSCLHCYANASYLPPPDELNLEERLSVLSQLDEAGVAAISFSGGEPLIVPDFWEVARRAAQAGMYISIATNGTLIKPEVARRLKEIGVRYVEVSLDSPNPESHDSFRGIRGAWERSVEGIKNAKSAGMDVGIAMTITKKNYREVADMIKLAKELGVDRFIAFNFIPTGRGKDIVEYDLSPKERMEVLELLYSELSNGFQAFSTSPIYAIVSLKHVDKGGKLTPTHFAELAIPEEYMSMGFALAEFLGGCGAGRIYCSVEHNGDIQPCVFMPIVVGNVLRDGFLKVWQENELLNKLRDRDYSGYACSTCGYRYICGGCRARALAYYNDPLGPDPSCEFNEKLWDELRAISISH; from the coding sequence ATGGCCAACGATATCAACGTTAATGAGCTGATCCTAGATATAAGGAGAATTCTTGGAAATGGTCTCACCAGAAGATTTATAAAAATGATAGGAAAGCCCCTTGATATAGTGAAGATACTCTCAATTTATGCCGGATTGGAGGACCCATCGTCCGCGAAGGAGAGGGTCCTCTCCGAGATGATAAGCTACATACTTTCTAAGTCAGCCGATAAATTCGGATTCGATGAATCCGTCCTGAAGGAGAGGCTCAAGGATCCTTACATGAGGAGGGGGATAGCTAATATATTACTTGGCATCGCTTATTACGGTATAACGAGGCCTCAGAGATTATACTCGCCTTTCATGGTCGTCTGGGACTTCACGAAGAGGTGCAACCTCTCCTGCCTTCACTGTTATGCGAACGCTTCATACCTACCGCCACCTGATGAGCTGAATCTCGAGGAGAGGCTCTCCGTCCTGAGTCAACTTGATGAAGCTGGAGTTGCTGCTATTTCCTTCTCGGGAGGGGAGCCATTAATCGTCCCTGATTTCTGGGAGGTAGCTAGGAGAGCTGCTCAAGCGGGGATGTACATTAGCATAGCGACGAACGGTACTCTGATAAAGCCGGAGGTAGCTAGGAGGCTGAAGGAGATCGGAGTTAGGTACGTTGAGGTGAGCTTGGATTCGCCGAACCCTGAATCTCACGACAGCTTCAGGGGGATAAGAGGGGCATGGGAGAGATCGGTGGAGGGGATAAAGAACGCTAAGAGTGCTGGAATGGATGTGGGAATCGCTATGACGATAACTAAGAAGAACTATAGGGAGGTGGCGGATATGATAAAGCTAGCGAAGGAACTGGGGGTTGATAGGTTCATAGCCTTCAACTTCATACCGACTGGGAGGGGGAAGGACATAGTTGAGTACGATTTGAGCCCGAAGGAGAGGATGGAAGTCCTAGAGCTCCTTTACTCCGAGCTCTCAAACGGCTTCCAGGCCTTCTCAACCAGTCCGATATATGCGATAGTCTCCCTGAAGCATGTCGATAAGGGAGGGAAGCTCACCCCGACTCACTTCGCCGAGCTGGCAATTCCAGAGGAGTACATGTCGATGGGATTCGCTCTAGCCGAGTTCCTCGGTGGCTGCGGGGCTGGAAGGATATATTGCTCAGTAGAGCATAATGGAGATATTCAACCGTGCGTCTTCATGCCCATAGTAGTGGGGAACGTGCTGAGGGATGGCTTCCTCAAGGTCTGGCAGGAGAATGAGCTCCTGAATAAGCTCAGGGATAGGGATTATTCTGGATACGCGTGCTCAACATGCGGCTACAGGTACATATGCGGAGGATGCAGGGCCAGGGCATTGGCTTACTATAACGATCCTCTCGGGCCTGACCCAAGTTGCGAGTTCAACGAGAAGCTATGGGATGAGTTAAGAGCAATCTCTATTTCTCACTGA
- a CDS encoding helix-turn-helix domain-containing protein has translation MNTEDFITGSDMKAQVVSMDAGDDIDRELLSNYHRRILKEVVAKKVAGDILFSDNIGQAMRKWREYFGVKQSELARALGVSASVVSDYESSRRKSPGSSVLKRFVMALIEEDEKRGGAILRSLVRTTGLVPLLSSVIDMNEYTLPVELERFLEAIDGRIIVEAPQPTYVHGYTVIDSLKAILNLSGSDFMRLFGTSTERALIFTRVSAGRSPLVALKVVDVRPSLVVLHGPQPDSVDELGIKLASVMRVPLAVTTIKDVNEIVGRLRSLS, from the coding sequence TTGAATACCGAAGACTTTATAACTGGGAGCGATATGAAGGCTCAAGTGGTATCGATGGATGCAGGCGATGATATCGACAGGGAACTTCTATCGAATTACCACAGGAGGATATTGAAGGAAGTAGTAGCGAAGAAGGTGGCTGGGGATATACTCTTCAGCGACAATATAGGACAGGCGATGAGGAAGTGGAGGGAGTACTTCGGAGTTAAACAGAGCGAGCTAGCTAGAGCTCTTGGGGTATCAGCTTCAGTCGTCTCCGATTATGAATCGAGCAGGAGGAAGAGTCCAGGCTCCTCCGTGCTCAAGAGGTTCGTGATGGCCCTTATAGAGGAGGATGAGAAGAGGGGAGGAGCGATACTCAGATCCCTAGTGAGGACGACGGGTCTAGTCCCCCTATTATCTAGCGTCATAGATATGAACGAGTACACATTGCCAGTCGAACTGGAGAGGTTCCTCGAGGCGATAGATGGAAGGATAATAGTGGAAGCTCCTCAACCGACTTATGTGCATGGTTATACGGTAATAGACAGCCTCAAGGCGATCCTCAATTTAAGTGGATCGGATTTCATGAGGCTCTTCGGGACTTCCACCGAGAGGGCTCTGATATTCACGAGAGTATCCGCTGGAAGGAGCCCCTTAGTGGCCCTGAAGGTCGTCGATGTGAGGCCGAGCTTAGTGGTGCTCCACGGCCCTCAGCCGGATAGCGTGGATGAGTTAGGTATAAAGCTAGCTTCCGTGATGAGGGTTCCTCTAGCTGTCACCACTATAAAGGATGTCAATGAGATCGTCGGGAGGCTGAGGAGCCTATCTTAA
- a CDS encoding aminotransferase-like domain-containing protein → MPSDVELAKWTKLIPESEIRRLLRYNVKYYFAGGKPGVIPTGAFPMILMRLALQELESVFSGREIDIIEDYNYGPTDGLPDVRKTLANFLRERDSINLDKDEGWKQVVITTGSQQMIYLTLDVLLNPGDIVIVPAPVYLGFVNVITKLYGDTIAVPGDKDGIIPDYVEDAIKKAQRDLGKKPKLIYVIPDSDNPSGTTLPESRRRKLLEIAKENGIYLLEDAAYREIQFRGERIKPIRALDEEGSTVIYMRTTSKEVSVLRVGYNLMPPEIREEVVKAKGYHDLCTPTITQKMAKLYYELYFPKFIEKVREGYRKRYEAMAKAIDESFPDGTRTDPTGGFFIWWESSRKDFDSKKFLEEVAIPNDVLYVPGEAFYPLTGRIYDPSEGSLVDVRKRTPKNGMRLGYSYNDPAVIEEGIRKLGSLLSKSV, encoded by the coding sequence TTGCCGTCCGATGTGGAGCTAGCTAAGTGGACTAAGCTGATCCCTGAGTCGGAGATAAGGCGACTTCTCAGATATAATGTCAAGTATTACTTCGCGGGGGGTAAACCTGGCGTAATACCTACAGGGGCCTTCCCCATGATCCTGATGAGGTTGGCCCTTCAGGAGCTGGAGAGCGTCTTCTCGGGAAGGGAGATAGATATCATAGAGGATTATAATTACGGTCCTACAGACGGTCTACCGGATGTGAGGAAAACTCTAGCGAATTTCCTGAGGGAGAGGGATTCAATAAACCTGGATAAGGATGAGGGATGGAAGCAGGTCGTGATTACAACAGGCTCTCAACAGATGATCTACTTAACGCTAGATGTCCTCCTGAATCCCGGAGATATAGTGATAGTCCCTGCTCCTGTCTACTTGGGCTTCGTTAACGTAATTACGAAGCTCTATGGGGATACAATAGCCGTCCCGGGAGATAAAGACGGGATAATACCGGATTACGTTGAGGATGCAATAAAGAAGGCTCAAAGGGATCTCGGAAAGAAGCCGAAACTTATCTATGTAATTCCGGATTCCGATAACCCCTCGGGAACAACACTGCCTGAGAGCAGGAGGAGGAAGCTCCTGGAGATAGCTAAGGAGAACGGAATTTATCTATTGGAGGATGCAGCCTATAGGGAGATTCAGTTCAGAGGGGAGAGGATAAAGCCTATAAGGGCCTTGGATGAGGAGGGCAGCACCGTGATATATATGAGGACAACTAGCAAGGAGGTATCTGTCCTGAGAGTAGGATACAACCTGATGCCTCCGGAGATAAGGGAGGAGGTGGTGAAGGCCAAAGGTTATCATGACCTCTGTACTCCTACAATAACGCAGAAGATGGCTAAACTTTACTACGAGCTCTACTTCCCCAAATTCATAGAGAAAGTCAGGGAGGGCTACAGGAAGAGGTATGAGGCCATGGCTAAAGCTATAGATGAGAGCTTCCCAGATGGAACGAGGACAGATCCTACGGGCGGTTTCTTCATATGGTGGGAATCGTCCAGAAAGGATTTCGACAGTAAAAAGTTCCTGGAGGAGGTAGCGATACCGAATGATGTTCTTTATGTTCCAGGGGAGGCTTTCTATCCACTTACAGGCCGCATTTACGATCCATCGGAGGGGAGCTTGGTGGATGTAAGGAAGAGGACGCCTAAGAACGGGATGAGGCTGGGCTACTCTTACAATGACCCGGCGGTGATAGAGGAGGGGATAAGGAAGCTCGGATCTCTCCTGTCAAAATCAGTGTAA
- a CDS encoding fumarate hydratase, with amino-acid sequence MGDLRGSIIDGIVKMMREAAFNVPKDVKDALIKAYESEDNPVARANLEAILKNIDASGKLKMPMCQDTGTPTFFIELGDDFPLRSEVKSVIEEAVRRATAEIPLRPNTVNPWTGENPGDNTGRHVPIIHLDLVPGDQMRVLFLAKGGGSENTSKIYMLSPVLGIKGIKKAVIDAMIDAGPMPCPPIIVGVGVGGSADLAIKLAKKATFRRLNEPNPDPKLNELENELLEMINSLGIGPMGLGGKTYALGVKVEWAHKHPASLPVGISTQCWAFRRAEGIFDKNGNLKIVLPP; translated from the coding sequence ATGGGAGATCTGAGGGGCTCGATTATAGATGGCATCGTTAAGATGATGCGGGAAGCTGCTTTTAATGTCCCTAAGGATGTCAAGGATGCTCTGATAAAAGCATATGAATCAGAGGACAATCCTGTCGCTAGGGCAAACTTGGAGGCAATTTTGAAGAACATAGATGCCTCTGGCAAGCTTAAGATGCCGATGTGCCAAGATACGGGAACTCCAACTTTCTTCATAGAGTTGGGTGATGATTTCCCCCTGAGGTCTGAGGTCAAGTCAGTAATAGAGGAAGCTGTGAGAAGGGCTACAGCTGAAATACCCTTGAGGCCCAATACAGTGAATCCTTGGACCGGTGAGAATCCAGGGGATAACACTGGAAGGCACGTCCCTATAATACACCTAGACCTCGTCCCCGGGGATCAGATGAGAGTTCTCTTCTTAGCTAAGGGAGGAGGAAGTGAGAACACATCGAAGATATACATGCTAAGTCCTGTGCTCGGTATAAAGGGAATAAAGAAAGCTGTTATAGATGCAATGATCGATGCTGGCCCGATGCCCTGCCCTCCGATAATAGTGGGCGTTGGCGTCGGGGGGAGCGCAGATCTAGCGATAAAGCTGGCAAAGAAGGCGACCTTCAGGAGGCTTAACGAGCCCAATCCCGATCCAAAGCTCAACGAATTGGAGAATGAGCTCTTGGAGATGATAAATTCGCTCGGGATAGGACCGATGGGGCTAGGGGGCAAGACTTACGCCCTAGGGGTTAAGGTGGAATGGGCCCACAAGCATCCGGCCAGCCTTCCAGTAGGTATAAGTACACAATGCTGGGCCTTCAGGAGGGCGGAAGGTATCTTCGATAAGAACGGTAATTTAAAGATTGTTTTGCCGCCTTGA
- a CDS encoding single-stranded DNA-binding protein — protein MSTSRKVLDLRPGENSVNVKVRVLEVGESRVVETKRGPRTLSEATVGDETGRVVLVLWGDHAGKLKEGKVVQLQNAFTTVYREKVQLNLGNMGSFVETDDEGFVKAEEIPEDMPQASGDFRPQRRRRDFRGRDDSYRGRPKW, from the coding sequence ATGTCGACGAGTCGGAAGGTATTGGATCTGAGACCCGGAGAAAATAGTGTGAACGTGAAGGTCCGGGTCCTCGAAGTTGGTGAGTCGAGAGTTGTTGAGACGAAGAGGGGTCCTAGGACCCTCTCAGAAGCGACGGTTGGGGACGAGACGGGTAGAGTAGTCCTAGTTCTATGGGGCGACCATGCAGGGAAATTGAAGGAGGGAAAGGTAGTACAGCTGCAGAATGCTTTCACAACTGTCTATAGGGAGAAGGTCCAGCTTAACTTAGGGAACATGGGCAGCTTCGTTGAGACGGATGATGAGGGTTTCGTGAAAGCTGAGGAGATACCTGAGGATATGCCCCAAGCTTCAGGAGATTTCAGGCCCCAGAGAAGGAGGAGGGATTTCAGAGGAAGGGATGATAGTTACAGAGGAAGGCCTAAGTGGTAG
- a CDS encoding NAD(P)/FAD-dependent oxidoreductase, with the protein MESWDVVVVGAGPSGLFSAIEIKKIVPEAKVLVIEMGKDLEGRRCPLKSIGRCVTCQICDIVSGFGGAGTFSDGKLNLTKDVGGDLANLIGEREFWDLLDYVDDSFLKLGAPKEVYGEDQEEVERLRRKALKAGLLLVPFRIRHMGSDGGYRVLMNLRKLVDEMGIEIRFGATASRILTENGRVSGVSLSNGEEIMAKYVVLATGRVMEGWLVSEMRRLGVKVDGGKVDLGVRVEVPYEVMREYTDVLYEPKLIYYSDTFDDKVRVFCVNPRGEVVTESYWGIVTVNGVSRNDFKTENTNFAILVTTEFTAPYRDTISYALSIAKMANEIAGNQPIVQRLGDLKRGRRSTEARLSRSIVKPTLPGSTPGDLSFVLPFRYLKDILEMLRAMNEIMPGIYSDHTLLYGIEVKLYGAKIDLKPNLETKVIEGLYAGGDGAGVSRGLVQAAASGVWIGRDIARRLSHG; encoded by the coding sequence TTGGAGAGCTGGGATGTCGTCGTTGTGGGAGCTGGCCCATCCGGGCTCTTCTCAGCGATTGAGATAAAGAAGATAGTTCCAGAGGCCAAAGTTCTTGTGATCGAGATGGGGAAGGATTTGGAGGGGAGAAGGTGCCCCCTGAAGTCCATCGGTAGATGCGTTACCTGTCAGATCTGCGATATAGTCTCAGGTTTCGGGGGAGCAGGTACCTTCAGCGACGGAAAGCTCAACCTCACTAAGGATGTTGGCGGTGATCTAGCGAACTTGATAGGTGAGAGGGAGTTCTGGGACCTATTAGATTACGTAGATGATTCCTTCCTTAAGCTCGGCGCTCCTAAGGAAGTCTATGGTGAGGATCAGGAGGAAGTGGAGAGGTTGAGGAGGAAGGCCCTGAAAGCGGGCCTCCTCCTAGTGCCGTTCAGGATAAGGCACATGGGGAGCGATGGAGGTTACAGGGTCCTGATGAACCTCAGGAAGTTGGTGGATGAGATGGGAATAGAGATCAGGTTTGGAGCAACCGCTAGCAGGATTTTAACGGAGAATGGGAGAGTATCAGGGGTATCTCTCTCGAATGGAGAGGAAATTATGGCTAAATATGTCGTCCTAGCCACTGGAAGGGTCATGGAGGGATGGTTAGTCAGTGAGATGAGGAGGCTGGGGGTCAAGGTGGACGGTGGTAAGGTTGATCTGGGGGTGAGGGTTGAAGTCCCTTACGAAGTCATGCGTGAGTACACTGACGTCCTCTACGAGCCGAAACTCATCTATTACAGCGATACTTTCGACGATAAAGTCAGGGTGTTCTGCGTTAACCCTAGAGGGGAGGTGGTCACTGAATCTTACTGGGGGATAGTGACTGTCAACGGTGTCTCTAGGAATGATTTCAAGACGGAAAATACGAATTTTGCCATCCTAGTGACAACCGAGTTCACAGCGCCTTACAGGGATACGATCTCTTACGCTTTGAGTATAGCTAAGATGGCGAATGAAATCGCGGGGAATCAACCGATAGTGCAGAGGCTCGGGGATTTGAAGAGAGGGAGAAGATCTACGGAAGCTAGGTTGAGTAGGAGCATAGTGAAGCCTACCCTTCCGGGCTCCACACCGGGAGATTTGAGCTTCGTGCTCCCCTTCAGATATCTGAAGGACATACTGGAGATGCTGCGCGCGATGAATGAGATAATGCCCGGAATATACTCGGATCACACCCTCCTCTACGGGATCGAGGTTAAGTTATACGGGGCTAAGATAGACCTGAAGCCCAATCTCGAGACCAAGGTTATAGAGGGCCTCTATGCTGGAGGCGATGGTGCAGGAGTGTCGAGGGGTCTCGTTCAAGCTGCAGCTTCAGGAGTATGGATAGGGAGGGATATAGCTAGGAGGCTCTCCCACGGTTGA